The Panicum virgatum strain AP13 chromosome 3N, P.virgatum_v5, whole genome shotgun sequence genome includes the window caacgacgtctctggacaaacttctaatcttaccggcggaccgtccggccctttttggcggaccgtctgcgGTTCATTTACGTGAGACCACCAGAAACCCAACGCCTCTGGACAAATTCTAACTTaacttgcggactgtccggccccctaagcggaccgtccgcggttcgtCTTTTTAACATCGCACGACAGGCGGCagcaagcgcggcggcggcggtggcggccgttcaccggcgccggcggcgcacacCGGAAGGGGAAAAAAGGCCGGGGAGCACAAATAACTCACCATGAATCCATTCTTGCGGTCGGTTCGGACGGAGGatgaccggagaagcggatcgacggtggagcaaagcttcaagcgGGCTCCAATGctgaccggcggtggcggggcgaTTCCGGCGGGGAGAACCTGGGCTGGGGGTTGGGAAAGATGGAGGAGGTGCTAGGGAAGATGCTCGCGCAAGGAATCGAGGTATGGTAGCTAGAGGAGGGAGATCAAAGGAAGGGGGCGACAGTGGAGCGAGCGGACGAGCGGAGCTCGTCATTGGTCGATGTGAGGAGAAGAGGAGATGACAGCCGAGTCCCATAAGCAGGTGAAATATCTAGGTGTTACCTGGGCAGACCGTCCGTCGCTCCAGAGCGGACCatccggagttttcttgggTGTTACAGGGGTTCCGGTTCTCAATGCACAGCTCGAAGGAGAGGCCGGCCAGCTTCAAGCTCTCCGGCAGGCCTGCGCAGCAGGGGTGGACCGACGTCGTGGTCGAGCTCGGGGCAGTGGTAGGCGAGCCCGCGCGCGCCGACGCCGCACGCGTCGCAGGACCGGGGGACCTCGGGCTCGCACCGGAGCAGGAACCGGAAGCCCCCGATCTCCCGCGCGTCAGGGGCCAGCGCGCAGCCGGTGTGGAGGTCCAGGTTGCAGCTGGccacgccgcctccgcgcccgcACTCGTACCTCGCGCTCGCGCCGGAGCCAGGCTGCTTGCAGGCGTCGCATCGAAATTgcacgccgtcgtcgccggggACGAGCTTCATGCTGTGGGGCTCATGGAACGCGTGGCGGACACTTGCGggaaggccgccgccggagtggGCGGCGACGCTCAGCTTCGTCATGGATCGAGATGAATAGATGATGGATGTCGATGGGCTGCCGCTGCTCGATCAGAGGCACGTGCAGATTTATTTATAGACGAGAGGAGACGGGCTCCTGGCTGGGTGGTCATCGACTCGCTGGCTCGTTGTGCTAGTTCTCTCGTACGCGCTTCAATGGCGGTTGCTTGGGAACTACTACCTCCGttctaaaatataaatattcGTTGACTTCTGttccatcttattcaaaaaatttatgaaaatattatttattttgttatgacaTATTTTATCATCGTATATACTTGaagtatatcttaattatttttattttttctcaaattttttgaataagacgaatgaTCAAATATAATCAGGAGAAGTCAACAAATACTTATATTTTGGGACAGAGGTAGTATGAGATTCCTGTGGAACAGTGGAAGCCAAGATACTTGAACAATGGCCTAGCTACTTTTGGACTTTGAATTCAGAAGTGGGAAGGGCTAGGGATGGTGGCTTATCATTTCGGCTACACACTGTtgctgtttcttttcttttgattcTCTGATAATCAACCGGCACTTTACGTTCAAAAAATAATCAACCGGCACTCCATTCAGCTCTGCAACCTTTTGTGATTAAATAACTTTCCTGAAATGCTTTTGAATGGAACACATATATACTAGAAAGATTGGCGCGCTACGCTGCGCATGTAGAGGATGCGTGATGTGTTGCTGGTTTCTTTGGTGGGCTTTTGGTTAGCATTGATATGGTCATTTGGTTCATGTTGGTGTTGCATGGATGATGGATTTCTAGGGCCATGGCAAACGACAGTGCTAGCGCCTAGGGGTGGTAAGATTGCATGTGTGTTTGATGATCCGTATGAACAATTTGAATGGGAATCAGGAGTTTGAAGTGCCAGATATCCTGATGCAAATGACATGAAGCATCTATATTATCCCGTTTACTAAGGAAACTGTTCTCAGTGCTTTACCGCTAGCACCACAAATATAACTCTGCACCTTTTGGTTGTGCACTTGTTCACAACTACAGGCACTGAATCAAAGTGATAATTGGAAACTAAAATTAGAGAGGAAAATAAATGGTTTTCTAGACATAATTCTAGGGGGAAAAAATGAAACATAATGTGTGTCATCAATTCTATGAGTGTATTGCTCCTCATACTGTAAAGCATTTGCAGAAAAGAATTCCATCACAAGCTGGAAATGAGCGCAAGGAGGCAGATGGACCTTGCTCAAGTAGCACGTGAGATGGGAAACAATACCAATCTGGAAATGACATTTCCATATTGTCAGATTGAAAATGACATTTAGAAATTTTTAGAGGCAGCGTGCTTTGCAAGAATGGCAGAGAGCCAGAGAGTTCGGTGAAAACAAAGAAATTGATATAGGTGGGATACTGGAATTGGATAGAGGGCCTTGAGAGGACATAGTAGGTTGTAGGGAAAACAATGGTATAACATAAAGAAATTCAATTGCACCGTACAATCAAGGATAATTTGACCAACATTAATCATGATTTGAAAAGGCACCTTGAATAATGTCTTTTGGAATTCCCAACAAAGGTACGCCACGCCTGCTGAGTACAACATTATTTTTTTAGGATACTAATACGTCAAGATCACCATGTCAGTGCCCTAGGTGAAGTTTGCAACTGAATGACCGAGATGTAGAACCATGTTATTCAACTGCCTGGTTGATCACTTGGGTTTAGGATAGCAGGGTATATAATAAAGCGATAAGCAAGTGCATGTACCAGTCTATTTCAAATGTGCAATTATAGCAACTATTTTAAGATGTATAAAACAGGAGAGTGGAAAAATACATATATGAGCCAGTGAGGGAGAAGTTCAGAATAGATTATGCTCTCATATTTGCAACAAAGCAACTTCAACTTATTATAATCTCATCTCCGTTTAAATGCCTACCTTCTGCGGACATGGATTAAAAGGAAAACAATCAACAGATCTTAATTTTCAAAATAGAAACATGCATTCAAGATGGGCGCAACTTGGCAATCAAATCGTGAGCACATAGATGGAATTCTCCTATGTTGATATGCAGTAGTAATGAGATTAATTTAGTGATATGATCTATTGGAATAGGAAATTTAGACATCAGTGAGATAGCCTGAGGAAGGACAATCATATGAGTGTACTTGTACCTATGTGTTGGATGTTGAAACTACCGGGGTCCCTAAGCAATTAGAGGATATGCGTCAGCTCTGCTCAAGATTGGCTTTCATAGGGTCGAGTGCCCAGGCCTGCACGAGCAGCCTCGCACGCGGTGGTCCGAGGCTCTTAGGCACCCAGGTTGGCCTGCTAGAGCAGCGCAACGGGTGTGGGTTTGAGCTGGAGCAGCAGCttggaggaggccggcaccagCGCGGAAGGGAATGGGGAGAAGGGCGGCGCACACGGGAAGCGATGGGGAGACGGTgaggcaggggcaggggcaggggcagccaACACCGCCGCAACATGTGACACGGAAATGTTCGCGTGGCAAGGACGACGTGCAGACCTGCCGCGTAGGAAAAACGCGACCTGCTGCGCGCAAGACACGTGGGCACCAATGAATGAACGGCGTACTGCTAACGCACACTTGCATGCGTCACTTCCCCATAGGATAAATGGAGCAGAGGCTCTCGTAGGCCTCGGTTTGGTTCGGCGATATGGATTTACATATTCTCAGCATATCCTGATTGCAATTGTTTTTGTATCCTGGTTGAAGTAGTTTTCTGCTGAGGCCACCCATCTCTTGATGGATGACAATGTGGGTCTGATCCCACACCACCTTCAACGTTCTAACAATTATTCTGAGCTCCAGGCCTCGAGCAAGCAAGACGGTGGCTTTGGTGCCGGCAGCCAAAAGCCAATAGCTTCTAGTGAAGGCGCAGGAGAAATTAGAAAGAGCcgtaactctctctctctctctctctctctctctctctctctctctctctctctctctctctctctcctctctctctctctctctctctctctctctctctctctctctctctctctctctctctctctctggttttttttttgaagaaacagCCGTAACTCTCTTCCCCCGCCAACCCCAGATATATCTGCAGTGCAGCGTTTAGTCGTGTTGTGGTAAAATTGTAGAGACAATGGAATACTGCAGCCATGGAGTTAAGGCAAATTGCAACAGCTATGGAATTAAGGCCAGAGTAACAGCCATGGTTCATGACCATAGATCAATTTAATTACTGCTGTTACACAGTGCATGAATGGGTTACACTAATTCCTGAAATTAGTGACCTTGtaatctccctatatatatatatatatatatatatatatatatatatatatatatatatatatatatatatatatatatatatatatatatatataaccttGAGATCAATGAAATTCAGCCATTTGTCATTATTTGTCTCTACAATTTTACCACAACACGTTATCAGCAGCTTCTTCTAATTGAGCAAGAACAGGTTACCAGTTTTGCAAGGGTAAGTATGGCCCGTAGATCAATTTTCTTTGAGCTGGTTCCTCTCTCCCTAGAAATCTCCGTGCACGACTCCTTCGTCGCCTGCTAGATGCACTCCTCCAGCTCCAGTGTGTCACCCTCAACGCGGCAGGGGCTTCTTCAATCGTGGAGGAAGACGCCGCAACAGTCACGCCGCTGCCCGAAGAGCTGCTCAAGCCAACAGCAGCGACTCCAGCACTCATGCGACTCATCTCGGATACGAGGGACCCGTCATGGTGATGGCGTTCTGTCCTCGCCATGGCCAGTCGTCCTATCCTTGTGGCAACGACGGTTCCACTTCACCGGAGTACACGCCGGCAATGCCGCCAAACTCTCCaactccggccgcgccgccggaatTCCTTCTCAGAGGCATGTTTGCCGCGCGCCGCGGAGCCCCGCGCTTCTCCATGATTGCAGGCAGCTCCAACAACAACGCCCCGGCAAcaccgcctccacctccaccaccagctCCCTCGACTGCCGGCCGCCCGACCGCAACCGCGGCGGCCAACGCGCGTCCCGGCCACATCATCAAGACCGGGCACGTCCCAGCcgagacgagcggcggcggtgcggcccgACGCCCCCCGCCCTCAGGTGAGGGAGAGGCTTGAGCAGAGCGGGGGAGACGGGTCCAGTAAGAGGCGAACGGCGGCACCGGACCGCTGTGccgtgcagccgccgccgcgctgcgcaGATGCGCCGTCGGTGCGCtgccgccgtgccgctcgcTGATGCGCCAGCAGCATGCCGTCGCCTGAGGCCGCCTCGTCGCGCTGATGCGTCGCGCCGGTGTGCCACCGCGCTGATGTTCCATGGCTGCGCTGGTACTCCGATGAAGAGGAACCGTCATCGCCACAAGGATAGGACGACTGGTCATGACGAGGACAGAACGCCGTCACCATGACGGGTGCCTCATGTCCACGATGAGTCGCGTGAGTGCTAGAGTCGCTGCTGTTGGCTTGAGTAGCTCTTCGGGCAGCGGCGTGACCGTTGCGGCGTCTTCCTCCACGATTGAAGAAGCCCCTGCCGCGTCGAGGGTGACGCACTGGAGTCCGGAGGAGTGCATCCAGCAGGGGACGACGGAGTCGTGCACGGAGATTTgtagggagagagaggaaccaACTTCAAAGGAAATTGATCTACAGGTCATTCTTACCCTTGCAAAACTGGtaactcttgttcttgctcaATTGGAAGAAGCTGCTGATAACGTGTTGTGGTAAAATTGTAGAGACAATGGAATAGTGACAAATGGCTGAATTTCATTGATCTcaaagttatatatatatatatatatatatataagattgCAAGGTCACTAATTTCAGGAATTAGTGTAACCCATTGATGCCCTGTGTAACAACAGTAATAAATTTGATTTATGGTCATGAACCATGGCTGTTACTCTGGCGTCTGGCCTTAATTCCATAGCTGTTGCAATTTGCCTTAACTCCATGGCTGCTGTATTAGTGAGGTCAAATACAGATGTTTTGTAATAAGTCGGACTCTCAAGTCCAATCCTTTGCGGCTTTAGTCCGTGTAGTCTGTCAGTAAAGAACTCTAGGCCCAGCAGTGCTAGAGATACCCAAACAATCATCACAGCGCTCACCTGGGAATGGAACACGGACGCGATTATGCGTCGTTTCACGTGGAGATTCCGcgaaccatcatcttaaagggAGTGTGATTTGTTAGATACGGTCTAAATTTATTATTTGCCACACGGAGATAGAAAGGATATGTGCATGTATGTAGAAAGGACAAAATAATGACATCACCCACATGCAAATAAGttttaaacaaaaaaatctGTAAATCCCTAAGGtaatattcaaattaaattccgATTACACCATTGTATTTCTTGAGTCAACATTTTCGAAACAAGACCACACTTAACTATATTTTGacaatttttattttcaaaCATTTTTTCATAAAACTTGAAAGTATGAATTACTGCAAACAAATGCAAATCACTTTGCGAACAATCTATTAAATCCGACGAACAAATGACATTACAATGCGAACAAAATTTGAACATCACAAATAAAAAATTGGTGCATGCATGTTGTCAGCTAAATAGGAGAGAGATTCTGCATATGCATATAAACAAAAGACAatgaagatgatgtctccatatgcatgcaaatgcaaaattaaaaaaaataaactatTGAACTGTGCATCCAAATTAAATCTAGATCGCACCATTATCTTCCTTGTCATAAATTTGGAATGCACCATGATCTTTCTTATGATGAGATTTTCAAAATAAGACCCCACTTGTATAAATTTGcacaatatttttcaaaaacattTTTAAATACAAAATAATTAGTTTCAAGCTACTGTGAagaaatattttaaatatataaataattaattatttcatactagaacaaaaagttaaacatgatgcacaaataataatatactacgaaaaaattaaatatcacaaatatttttatatagaataaacaataaaataaatatcATGAGCAAATGAGTCAATATTACTGAATAATTTAGTCCAAAAGCGACACGGTATCTTGGGCATTCCTCATCGAGGTGTTGCATGTAGTCAGTTTCGGCACAAGATGCTGCAGCTGGATCTCCATCCTCTTGTCCTCCGTATCGTCGCAATGCAGTGGAAGCTGGGATTGTTCAGAAACTCGAGGTTCTAGCAATCATGTAGCAATGCAATGTCTACGCGGACGACGTCATTATGTTTGCAAGCCCAACAGTGCAGGAAGCTAGAGCGATCAACAGAATCCTGAAATTTTTTGGTGAAGCAGCAGGACTACACGCCCCGGCCCAACGTCCTAAGGGCCGAAGTGGACGACGGAATATGAAAATATCCTATTTATCTACCTAAACTATGGGCCGAGTTTGTATTTTCACCCTAAACTCGAATACCAATTATTTTACTTCTCAGACTTGCAATACCGGACATATGATCTCCTTGGGTGGTTTTTCTTAGtggttttcctctttttcttttatatttattttgggtgaaattttgaaaaatcgcaaaaaaatcataaaataaaaaattcaattTTATTGTACTCCACATGAGTAAATCTATGCAATGAACATATTATATGATATGATTTAGTAAAAATTGTTTTTTACtattagatatatacttttatgTAATTAATTCATGTCTGTATTTTCCTTAGTctaattatgataaaaattttatggtggacCGATAATTATATTATggagctgtagtaaaaatttagTGTTTATTGGATCATGTATGCTT containing:
- the LOC120668067 gene encoding uncharacterized protein LOC120668067, coding for MTKLSVAAHSGGGLPASVRHAFHEPHSMKLVPGDDGVQFRCDACKQPGSGASARYECGRGGGVASCNLDLHTGCALAPDAREIGGFRFLLRCEPEVPRSCDACGVGARGLAYHCPELDHDVGPPLLRRPAGELEAGRPLLRAVH